The Streptococcus viridans genome includes a window with the following:
- a CDS encoding PTS mannose/fructose/sorbose/N-acetylgalactosamine transporter subunit IIC, with amino-acid sequence MIQWWQILLLTLYSAYQICDELTIVSSAGSPVFAGFITGLVMGDLGTGLLIGASLQLTVLGVGTFGGASRIDATSGAVLATAFSVAGGIKPEIAIATIAVPVAGLLTYADILGRMSTTAFAHRIDAAIERFDYKGIERNYLLGALPWALSRALPVFLALKFGGAYVQSIVDYVEQYKWIANGLTLAGRMLPGLGFAILLRYLPVKRHLHYLALGFGLTAMLSVLYGNVQSVGNAVSAMLGTDAFAKLPKEQMVAFTNNFKSVSMIGVAIIGIFLAVQHFKNSQRTVVAAPASNVESGEIEDDEF; translated from the coding sequence TTGTACTCAGCTTATCAAATCTGTGATGAGTTGACGATTGTTTCATCAGCAGGCTCACCAGTCTTTGCTGGTTTCATTACAGGACTTGTCATGGGAGATTTAGGGACAGGTCTCCTTATCGGAGCTTCTCTTCAATTGACAGTACTCGGTGTTGGTACTTTTGGTGGAGCTTCTCGTATCGACGCGACTTCTGGTGCCGTTCTTGCAACTGCCTTCTCAGTAGCAGGAGGAATCAAACCAGAAATTGCGATTGCAACGATTGCCGTTCCGGTAGCAGGTCTCTTAACTTATGCAGATATCCTTGGTCGGATGAGTACAACTGCCTTTGCACACCGTATTGATGCGGCGATTGAACGCTTTGACTACAAAGGAATTGAACGTAACTACCTTCTCGGTGCTCTTCCTTGGGCTCTTTCTCGTGCCCTTCCAGTCTTCTTAGCTCTTAAGTTCGGTGGGGCTTATGTTCAATCTATTGTAGACTATGTTGAACAATACAAATGGATTGCGAATGGTTTGACCCTTGCAGGACGTATGCTTCCAGGTCTTGGATTTGCGATCTTGCTTCGCTACTTGCCTGTGAAACGTCACCTTCACTATCTTGCTCTTGGTTTTGGATTGACAGCAATGTTGTCAGTACTTTACGGAAATGTCCAAAGTGTTGGTAATGCCGTTTCAGCAATGCTTGGAACAGATGCTTTTGCAAAACTTCCAAAAGAACAAATGGTTGCCTTCACAAACAACTTCAAATCTGTATCTATGATCGGGGTTGCCATCATTGGTATCTTCCTTGCAGTGCAACACTTTAAAAACAGCCAACGTACGGTTGTAGCTGCTCCAGCAAGCAATGTAGAAAGCGGGGAAATTGAAGATGACGAATTCTAA
- a CDS encoding low molecular weight protein-tyrosine-phosphatase, which translates to MKKIVFVCLGNICRSPMAEFVMKDLTNQYEIESRATSNWEHGNPIHQGTQKIFRSHGVPYEASKTSLQISDQDFHTFDLILGMDENNVADLKRMAPPGTEHKIHLFAGESVPDPWYTGDFEETYRRVLAGCQGWLERLED; encoded by the coding sequence ATGAAAAAAATCGTATTTGTGTGTTTAGGAAATATTTGTCGAAGCCCCATGGCGGAATTTGTCATGAAGGACTTGACCAACCAGTATGAGATTGAAAGTCGTGCTACTTCTAACTGGGAGCATGGGAACCCTATTCACCAAGGGACTCAAAAGATTTTTCGTAGTCATGGCGTGCCCTATGAAGCGTCTAAAACATCTCTTCAAATCAGCGACCAAGATTTCCATACCTTTGATCTGATCTTAGGAATGGATGAGAACAATGTGGCCGATCTCAAACGAATGGCACCGCCTGGAACAGAGCACAAGATTCATCTCTTTGCAGGAGAAAGTGTCCCAGATCCATGGTACACAGGAGATTTCGAAGAGACCTATCGCCGTGTCCTAGCTGGTTGTCAAGGATGGTTGGAACGATTAGAAGATTAG
- the ruvB gene encoding Holliday junction branch migration DNA helicase RuvB — MSRILDNEIMGDEEAVERTLRPQYLHEYIGQDKVKDQLKIFIEAAKLRDEALDHVLLFGPPGLGKTTMAFVIANELGVNLKQTSGPVIEKAGDLVAILNDLEPGDVLFIDEIHRLPMSVEEVLYSAMEDFYIDIMIGAGETSRSVHLDLPPFTLIGATTRAGMLSNPLRARFGITGHMEYYEQDDLTEIVERTAEIFEMEITHEAAEELSLRSRGTPRIANRLLKRVRDFAQIMGDGLIDDTITDKALSMLDVDHEGLDYVDQKILRTMIEMYGGGPVGLGTLSVNIAEERETVEDMYEPYLIQKGFIMRTRTGRVATRKAYEHLGYPYNGD; from the coding sequence ATGAGTAGAATTTTAGACAATGAAATCATGGGCGATGAAGAGGCTGTTGAACGGACTTTACGCCCGCAATATTTACATGAATATATCGGTCAAGATAAGGTCAAGGACCAGCTGAAAATCTTTATTGAAGCGGCTAAGCTTCGAGATGAAGCACTGGATCATGTCCTTCTTTTTGGACCTCCGGGTCTGGGGAAAACAACCATGGCTTTTGTCATTGCAAACGAACTGGGTGTCAATCTTAAGCAGACTTCCGGTCCTGTCATTGAAAAGGCTGGTGACTTGGTAGCCATCCTTAATGATCTAGAGCCGGGGGATGTTCTCTTTATCGATGAGATCCACCGTCTTCCCATGTCCGTCGAAGAAGTGCTCTACAGTGCTATGGAAGATTTTTACATCGATATCATGATTGGTGCTGGCGAGACTAGCCGGAGTGTCCATCTGGACCTCCCTCCTTTCACTTTGATTGGGGCGACGACTCGAGCGGGTATGCTGTCCAATCCCTTGCGCGCTCGCTTTGGAATTACGGGGCATATGGAATACTACGAGCAAGATGATTTGACAGAGATTGTCGAGCGGACCGCCGAGATCTTTGAGATGGAGATCACCCACGAAGCCGCTGAAGAGCTTTCTCTTCGTAGTCGTGGGACTCCCCGGATTGCCAACCGTTTGCTCAAACGGGTGCGCGATTTTGCTCAGATTATGGGCGATGGCTTGATTGATGACACCATTACCGACAAGGCCCTTTCCATGCTGGATGTGGATCATGAAGGGCTGGACTATGTCGATCAAAAGATCCTGCGCACCATGATTGAGATGTACGGAGGTGGCCCGGTTGGCCTTGGGACCCTATCGGTCAATATTGCTGAAGAACGCGAGACGGTAGAAGATATGTATGAGCCTTACTTAATTCAGAAAGGTTTTATCATGCGGACCCGGACAGGGCGCGTGGCAACCCGCAAAGCTTATGAACACCTGGGTTATCCCTACAATGGAGACTAG
- a CDS encoding aldose epimerase family protein, whose translation MKHYQKYLFGQLDGQDIEAYRLENDLGYQLSVMTYGATILEYVTPDKHDQFANIVLGFDNFDAYVGNSPKYGASIGPVAGRIAGASFELNGQTYHLEANNGANCNHSGSTGWDSALFSVESITDQEITLYTERADGTGGFPGNLKIWVTYSLTEAGELEISYRVETDQDTLVNPTNHSYFNLSGNFTQPINDHVFQINHQGLYPIHPDGVPLHTVDKESPIVQHLYQAMLLEDLFKDADPQIRLVEGLDHPFALPDGHENAGFFYHQPSGRFLTFKSEAPALVVYSANFVDETVHLQGKPMVQHNGLALEFQTVPDAIHSDQAEKVILRAGQVFTSKTSYHAIAKK comes from the coding sequence GTGAAACACTATCAAAAATATCTATTTGGTCAATTGGATGGCCAAGACATAGAAGCTTATCGCCTCGAAAATGACCTTGGGTATCAATTGTCTGTCATGACTTATGGAGCTACTATTTTAGAATATGTGACACCAGACAAGCATGATCAATTCGCCAACATTGTATTGGGCTTTGACAATTTTGATGCCTATGTTGGTAATAGCCCCAAGTATGGTGCCAGCATTGGCCCAGTCGCGGGCCGGATTGCAGGGGCCAGCTTTGAGCTCAATGGTCAAACCTATCACTTAGAAGCCAATAACGGCGCCAACTGCAACCACAGTGGATCGACAGGTTGGGACAGCGCCTTGTTTAGCGTGGAGTCGATAACAGACCAAGAAATCACTCTGTACACAGAGCGTGCGGATGGTACTGGTGGTTTCCCTGGAAATCTCAAGATCTGGGTGACCTATAGTTTGACGGAAGCAGGGGAGCTGGAAATTAGCTACCGAGTAGAAACAGACCAAGACACCTTAGTCAATCCGACCAACCACAGCTATTTCAACCTATCAGGCAACTTCACTCAGCCGATTAATGACCATGTCTTTCAGATCAATCATCAGGGGCTTTACCCCATCCATCCAGATGGCGTCCCTCTTCACACTGTGGACAAAGAAAGTCCGATCGTTCAGCATCTTTATCAAGCTATGCTGTTAGAGGATCTCTTTAAGGATGCTGATCCGCAAATCCGCCTGGTAGAGGGATTGGACCATCCTTTCGCTCTACCAGATGGACATGAAAATGCAGGCTTCTTCTACCATCAACCATCTGGTCGCTTTTTGACCTTCAAGTCAGAGGCTCCCGCCTTGGTGGTGTATTCAGCCAATTTTGTAGATGAAACCGTTCATCTTCAAGGAAAACCAATGGTTCAACACAATGGCTTGGCCCTCGAATTTCAAACAGTGCCAGATGCCATTCATAGTGACCAAGCTGAAAAGGTCATCTTGAGGGCAGGTCAAGTCTTTACCAGCAAGACCAGCTACCATGCCATCGCTAAGAAATAA
- a CDS encoding nucleotidyltransferase family protein, which translates to MLTEEAIVEQIQVDPEMMTVLAIIRDLDLADAWLAAGAVRNFIWNQLSGRPGFDATTDLDLVFYDPTISYEETLQIEQELKRTYPQYAWEVKNQVYMHQYSPGTSPYNSACDAVSKYPEQCTAIAVRLRKDGQLELFLPYGTRDIEDFIVQPTPHFLASPERLAVYKERMRKKDWKRKWPALQIILPE; encoded by the coding sequence ATGCTGACGGAAGAAGCGATCGTAGAGCAAATCCAAGTGGATCCGGAGATGATGACTGTCTTGGCCATTATTCGGGATCTCGACCTGGCAGATGCCTGGCTTGCAGCGGGTGCGGTACGAAATTTCATCTGGAACCAGCTCTCTGGAAGACCAGGATTTGACGCGACGACGGATCTGGATCTGGTCTTTTATGACCCTACGATTAGCTATGAGGAGACTCTCCAGATCGAGCAAGAATTAAAGAGGACCTATCCTCAGTATGCCTGGGAAGTCAAAAATCAAGTCTACATGCACCAATATAGCCCAGGGACATCTCCCTACAACAGTGCCTGCGATGCTGTTTCCAAATACCCCGAGCAGTGTACGGCTATTGCGGTTCGCTTAAGGAAAGATGGTCAGTTGGAGCTCTTTCTCCCCTATGGGACAAGGGATATCGAAGACTTCATCGTTCAGCCGACTCCACATTTTTTAGCCAGTCCAGAGCGTTTGGCGGTTTATAAGGAACGCATGCGGAAGAAAGATTGGAAACGAAAATGGCCAGCCCTTCAGATCATCCTGCCTGAATAA
- a CDS encoding SIS domain-containing protein, with protein sequence MLDYTKEDLLELGAEITTREIYQQPEVWKETYRLYQEKAKEIQEFLETIGKRHGYIKVILTGAGTSAYVGDTLVPYLQEVHDEQHWNFQSIATTDIVAHPQTYLKKEVPTVLVSFARSGNSPESVATVELAQDLVDELYQITITCAEEGKLAQQAHGDERNLLLLQPKETNDAGFAMTSSFTSMLLTALLVFDPSEEKTKEKRVEELIHLSEQVLEKDREVKEVVDLDFERVIYLGAGPFFGLAHEAQLKILELTAGKIATMYESPVGFRHGPKSLINDQTLVLVFGSIDPYTRQYDLDLVGEVAGDQIARQVVLLTDQVAGIEHVREVLVASSADSLDIYRAFPYIIYGQLISLLTSLKVQNRPDTPSPTGTVNRVVQGVVIHPFH encoded by the coding sequence ATGCTAGATTATACAAAAGAAGACCTGCTTGAACTGGGGGCTGAAATTACGACACGCGAAATTTACCAGCAACCGGAAGTTTGGAAAGAAACCTATCGTCTCTATCAAGAGAAAGCAAAAGAAATTCAAGAGTTTTTAGAGACCATTGGGAAGCGTCATGGCTACATCAAGGTTATCTTGACAGGTGCAGGAACTTCAGCTTATGTGGGGGACACCTTGGTTCCTTATCTGCAGGAAGTGCACGATGAACAGCACTGGAATTTCCAATCCATTGCGACGACCGATATCGTGGCGCATCCACAAACCTATCTCAAAAAAGAAGTGCCGACGGTCTTGGTTTCCTTTGCACGAAGCGGCAACTCGCCTGAAAGTGTTGCGACAGTTGAGTTGGCTCAAGACTTGGTCGATGAACTCTATCAGATCACCATTACCTGTGCAGAAGAAGGGAAGTTGGCCCAGCAGGCCCACGGAGATGAGCGCAATCTCTTGCTCTTACAACCAAAAGAAACCAATGATGCTGGCTTTGCCATGACTTCTAGCTTTACCTCTATGCTCCTGACAGCCCTCTTGGTCTTTGATCCAAGTGAGGAAAAAACCAAAGAAAAACGGGTTGAAGAATTGATTCATCTGTCAGAGCAGGTCTTGGAGAAAGACCGCGAGGTCAAGGAAGTTGTCGATTTAGATTTCGAGCGCGTCATCTATCTAGGAGCAGGACCTTTCTTTGGGCTAGCTCATGAAGCCCAGCTCAAGATTTTAGAGTTAACTGCCGGTAAAATCGCGACCATGTACGAGAGTCCTGTCGGCTTCCGTCACGGTCCAAAATCCCTCATCAATGACCAGACTCTGGTCTTGGTCTTTGGATCAATTGACCCTTACACACGCCAGTACGATCTAGATTTGGTTGGAGAGGTGGCTGGAGATCAGATTGCCCGTCAGGTCGTCCTTTTGACCGACCAAGTTGCTGGGATTGAGCATGTACGAGAAGTGTTAGTAGCATCTTCTGCAGACTCACTAGATATCTACCGTGCCTTCCCATACATTATCTATGGTCAATTGATTTCCCTCTTGACATCGCTCAAGGTTCAAAATCGCCCTGACACGCCATCACCAACAGGAACGGTCAACCGTGTTGTACAAGGAGTGGTGATTCACCCTTTTCACTAG
- a CDS encoding acyltransferase family protein, producing MRIKWFSLVRITGLLLVLLYHFFQKVFPGGFIGVDIFFTFSGFLITALLIDEFARHQKIDLKGFLRRRFYRIVPPLVFMVLLVMPFTFLVRRDFIAGIGTQIAAVFGFVTNFYEMLSGGSYESQFIPHLFIHTWSLALEVHYYVLWALLAWFLGKKAKSVGQYRGYIFLSSTGLFLVTFLTFFVGALVTKNLSNVYFSSIAHVFPFFVGSALATVTGITTTSPNLTQLVKKLSLQKTLVILAGAFLVLLVLTFILPFDSVWTYLFGFLVATLAASVMIVMARVLHEKTPDQKEPAVITFIADTSYGVYLFHWPFYIIFSQLMTNGWASLLTALVSFSLAALSFYIIEPTLAGREPKIFGISMDLRSFTRPLFYSAIPLTLLMFGIALFAPRVGAFDENLITEGLRQSDSKMQITRAQVDNASATSYNVSDGVTMIGDSVNLRASDYLKQVLPDIQMDALVSRNLDSGLKVYETDIANRVLLKNVVIALGTNSSNNYQELLDKFVQELPKGHRLIFVTPYDGREANDSNSVTVQTREYELELAKKYDYVYVADWYQVAIDNPAIWAGTDSVHFGLESDGSIDVGGNLYANVVKEAVDQANQGPVKP from the coding sequence ATGCGAATTAAATGGTTTTCATTGGTACGGATAACGGGACTTCTTCTCGTCCTTCTCTACCATTTCTTTCAAAAAGTTTTTCCTGGTGGATTTATTGGAGTCGATATCTTCTTTACTTTCTCAGGATTTTTAATCACGGCTCTTCTGATCGATGAGTTTGCCCGTCATCAAAAAATTGATCTCAAGGGCTTCCTTCGACGCCGCTTCTACCGGATTGTTCCTCCTTTAGTCTTTATGGTCTTGCTGGTCATGCCTTTTACCTTCTTGGTCAGACGAGACTTTATTGCTGGGATTGGGACACAGATTGCGGCCGTCTTTGGCTTTGTGACCAACTTCTATGAGATGTTAAGTGGCGGAAGTTACGAAAGTCAGTTCATCCCCCATCTTTTCATTCATACTTGGAGTTTGGCTCTTGAAGTTCATTACTATGTCCTCTGGGCGCTCTTGGCTTGGTTTTTGGGTAAAAAAGCTAAATCAGTTGGCCAATATAGAGGCTATATCTTCCTATCTTCGACAGGTCTCTTTTTGGTGACCTTCCTGACCTTCTTTGTCGGAGCACTGGTCACGAAGAATTTATCCAATGTCTATTTTTCTAGCATCGCTCACGTCTTTCCTTTCTTTGTGGGGAGTGCTTTAGCGACAGTAACAGGGATTACGACGACTAGCCCAAATCTTACTCAATTAGTGAAGAAGCTATCTCTACAGAAGACGTTAGTGATTTTAGCGGGTGCTTTTCTAGTTTTGTTGGTCTTGACCTTTATCCTTCCATTTGATAGTGTTTGGACCTATTTATTTGGCTTTTTAGTAGCGACTCTTGCTGCTTCTGTGATGATTGTCATGGCTCGTGTCCTCCATGAAAAGACGCCGGATCAGAAGGAACCAGCAGTGATTACCTTTATTGCAGATACCAGTTATGGGGTCTATCTCTTCCACTGGCCATTTTACATCATCTTTTCTCAATTAATGACCAATGGCTGGGCTTCTCTATTAACAGCACTCGTATCCTTTAGTCTTGCTGCCTTGAGTTTCTATATTATTGAACCAACCTTGGCTGGACGTGAACCGAAGATTTTTGGGATCTCGATGGATCTCAGAAGTTTCACGAGACCACTCTTTTACAGCGCGATTCCCTTGACCTTGCTCATGTTTGGGATTGCACTCTTTGCGCCACGCGTCGGAGCCTTTGATGAAAACCTGATTACCGAAGGTCTTCGTCAATCCGACAGCAAGATGCAGATCACGCGTGCCCAGGTCGACAATGCTTCAGCGACTTCCTACAATGTGTCAGATGGCGTGACCATGATCGGAGATTCTGTAAACCTCCGGGCATCAGATTATTTGAAACAAGTTCTGCCAGATATCCAAATGGATGCCTTGGTGAGTCGTAATCTGGACTCAGGCTTAAAAGTATATGAAACGGATATTGCCAATAGGGTCTTGCTCAAGAACGTGGTGATTGCACTTGGAACTAACTCTTCTAATAATTATCAAGAATTGTTGGATAAGTTTGTTCAAGAATTACCAAAAGGCCATCGCTTAATCTTTGTGACACCATATGACGGGCGTGAAGCCAATGATAGCAATAGTGTCACCGTTCAGACTCGAGAGTATGAGCTGGAGTTGGCTAAAAAATATGACTATGTCTATGTAGCAGACTGGTACCAAGTGGCTATCGATAACCCGGCTATTTGGGCTGGAACGGATAGCGTCCACTTTGGTTTAGAATCAGATGGTTCCATCGATGTTGGAGGAAACCTGTATGCCAACGTCGTGAAAGAAGCAGTTGATCAAGCCAATCAGGGGCCGGTTAAACCATAA
- a CDS encoding PTS sugar transporter subunit IIA, with product MAKQLVLVSHGRFCEELKASTEMIMGPQDNIHAVALLPEEGPEEFTAKFEACVADFEDYIVFADLLGGTPCNTVSRLILEGRAIDLYAGMNLPMVIEFINNSLVGGEEAYPARAQESIVKVNDLLSNFDDDEDE from the coding sequence ATGGCAAAACAGTTAGTATTGGTCAGTCATGGTCGCTTCTGTGAAGAGCTCAAAGCCAGCACAGAAATGATTATGGGACCACAAGACAACATTCATGCCGTGGCCCTCTTGCCAGAGGAAGGTCCTGAGGAGTTTACAGCCAAGTTTGAAGCCTGTGTTGCAGACTTTGAGGACTACATCGTCTTTGCGGATCTTTTGGGAGGCACTCCTTGTAATACAGTTAGCCGTCTGATTCTTGAAGGACGTGCGATTGACCTCTATGCAGGGATGAACTTGCCAATGGTAATTGAATTTATTAATAATAGCCTGGTCGGAGGAGAAGAAGCTTATCCAGCGCGTGCACAAGAAAGCATCGTGAAGGTTAATGATCTTTTATCCAACTTTGATGACGACGAGGATGAATAA
- a CDS encoding PTS system mannose/fructose/sorbose family transporter subunit IID produces MTNSKNYKLTKEDFKQINKRSLFTFQLGWNYERMQASGYLYMLLPQLRKMYGDGTPELKEMMKLHTQFFNTSPFFHTIITGFDLALEEKDGVKSKDAVNGIKTGLMGPFAPLGDSIFGSLVPAIMGSIAATIASQGQPWGIFLWIAVAVAYDIFRWKQLEFAYKEGTNLINNMQSTLTALIEAASVLGIFMVGALIASMINVDVSWMPHIGDKAIDIQDMLNLIFPRLVPAIITGVIYWLLGRKGMNSTKAILLIIVAAISFSAFGHFFFGME; encoded by the coding sequence ATGACGAATTCTAAGAACTACAAACTCACTAAAGAGGATTTCAAACAAATCAACAAACGTAGCCTCTTCACCTTCCAATTGGGTTGGAACTACGAACGGATGCAGGCTTCTGGTTACCTTTACATGCTCCTTCCACAATTGCGGAAAATGTATGGAGACGGCACACCTGAATTGAAAGAAATGATGAAATTGCATACGCAATTCTTCAATACTTCACCATTCTTCCACACTATTATCACTGGTTTTGATTTGGCCTTGGAAGAAAAAGATGGTGTCAAATCAAAAGATGCAGTTAACGGGATCAAGACAGGTCTTATGGGACCATTTGCTCCTCTTGGAGACTCTATCTTTGGATCTTTGGTTCCAGCCATTATGGGATCTATTGCAGCAACAATCGCGTCACAAGGTCAACCATGGGGTATTTTCCTTTGGATCGCAGTGGCAGTAGCCTATGATATCTTCCGTTGGAAACAGTTGGAGTTTGCTTATAAAGAAGGTACCAACTTAATCAACAACATGCAAAGCACCTTGACAGCTTTGATCGAAGCAGCTTCTGTTCTTGGTATCTTCATGGTCGGTGCCTTGATCGCGTCTATGATCAATGTAGATGTCTCATGGATGCCACACATCGGGGATAAGGCCATCGATATCCAAGACATGCTTAATTTGATCTTCCCACGCTTGGTACCAGCTATCATTACAGGTGTGATCTACTGGTTGCTTGGACGTAAAGGTATGAACTCAACCAAGGCTATCTTGTTGATTATCGTCGCAGCTATTTCCTTCTCTGCCTTTGGACATTTCTTCTTTGGAATGGAATAA